In Patescibacteria group bacterium, the genomic window CAAGAACAATTGTTGCTTTAAAAAGAGTTTTATCTAAACCTCTTTTTGTACTAAAGTTGTTTCCCCCACCTCCACCAAATAAACCAGATACTCCTCCTCCTCTATTTTGAAGAAGTATTACTGTTATTAGTAAAACGGAAACGATGATTTGCGAATATTGAAATAATTTCATATCAAATTATACTATTTTTTAACTTCAGTCACAATCGCTGCCATTATCTCTTTGTTGTTTTGTGACAAGTCGGCCATGATTTTTCTATCGACTTCGATGTTGTTTTTCTTTAGCGCGTCAATAAATCTAGAATAACTAAGAGCGTGCTCTCTCACAAAAGCATTAATCTTAATCTGCCAAAGACTTCTGTTTACTCTTTTTTTCTTTCTTCTATCCATGAATGCATGAGATCCGGCATGAAGAACAGCTTCTTTAGCTTGCTTGATTTTATTCTTTCTTCCCCACTTATAACCCTTAGTTTTAGCTAGGAGCTTATTTCTTTTTTTTACATGGTTTGGTCCTCTTTTTACTCTTGGCATATATTTTAAAATCTAAATCTCTTTAAACAGAATTTAGCGTAATTATTTTTGAATTAAAGTTCTGATTGTTTTTATAAAACTTGGGCTTGAATCAATGTCTCTTCTTTTATTCCTCTTTGTTGTACCTGATTCACGTGCATTAAAATGAGCCTGTCCAGCTTTTCTTTGCTTGACTTTCTCTGTTTTTGTAACTTTAAAGCGCTTTGCAGTGGCTTTGTGTGTCTTCATTTTTGGCATATCCTTTATCTAAAACAAAAAGCAGGCTAAAATAGAACCTGTTCTTCTATATTAATTTTTTTTATTTACCAATAGTATATTAAACCTTCCTCCTTGTTTTGTCAAGTCCTGCTCTCTCAGTAGCTCAAACTCTTTAACTGCATCGAGCTCGGCAACAAAATTCTTGATTGTCTCCACCGCCTTGTCTGGATGAGCTTTCTCTCTACCCTTTAATATTAAGACAATTTTAAGCTTATTCCCTTTTTCAAGGAATTTTTTAGCTTGAGCCAGTCTAAACTCAAAATCATGCTTAGATATTCTTACAGATAGCCTAACCTCTTTAGTATCGACCTTTTTCTGTTGCATTCTCTGTTTGTGAGCCTTTTTCTCTGATTCGTACTTAAATTGGCCATAATCCATGATTTTGGCTATAGGTGGGACTGCTCTTGGATTTACCTCCACTAGGTCCTGTTCAAGCTCTTTGGCAATCGCAATGGCCTTTAGAGTGTTAATTTCACCAATCTGCTCCCCTTCTTCTCCAATCAAAAAAACCGTCTCAGATCTAATCTGGTCGTTTGTATAAAAATGCTTTTCTATTTTCGGTTTCGCCTTCTTCCAGGATCTTCGCATAAGTTAAAAGTATTATTTTTCAATAAATTCTCTTTTGTAATTTATTATAATAAATTGATGAGATTATTTATTTGTTATCTTATATTACAATAAACTTTTCAATAAATCAATAGACAATGAATTCTACTAAAAAATCAGATCATATAATAAAACTCCCAACAATTGTTGAGAATTTTATTATATCTGAGCTCCAAAGTAGATGGTAGTCAAACCTATTTTAGGGCTAGGCTATTAAATGAAGTAAAGCAAATTTATTTAAAAGATTAATTACCAGCTTTTTGGTTTATGAAATTTTCCAATCTTATCAGTTAATTCGTCTGGAAATTGTAATTTTGGCAGCACTTTTGAGAATATATATTTTATATTAGAAGAAGCCTTTTGTAATTTTTTGTTAGTTTTTGGATATGGATTTAAAATTTCAACCGTTTTTCCTAGCTCATTCTTCACAATCCTTAAAGCTCCAGATAAATCAGAATCATTTGATATCACAATAGCAACGTCAAATAAATCTTTATGAGCATCATTTACTAAGCTTATTCCTAAATTAACATCAGAACCCTTCTCTTCCGTTTTTTTAATTAAAACATATTGAGGTTTTGGATAATTATCATCGTCGGCTAAAGGCATTAACTTATCATATAAATCAAAAAATGAAATTAATACTTTTTGCCTTATGCCTTTTTTGTTTTTAGAAACTAGGGGTCTTCTTACGATATTTTCCTGAAAGGATCCTAGTGTTTTTCTAAAACTTGGCAATGTTTGCAAGGCTCTAAGATATATTTGTTGATTGATAGGACTTTCTTTGTCATCTCTTCTTTCTTTTACTAGTGCTGTAAAATAATTGATTTTAGTAATATTATATTTTGGATAATAAAATTTACAT contains:
- the secG gene encoding preprotein translocase subunit SecG is translated as MKLFQYSQIIVSVLLITVILLQNRGGGVSGLFGGGGGNNFSTKRGLDKTLFKATIVLAFLFFTISVASLLF
- the rplT gene encoding 50S ribosomal protein L20; the protein is MPRVKRGPNHVKKRNKLLAKTKGYKWGRKNKIKQAKEAVLHAGSHAFMDRRKKKRVNRSLWQIKINAFVREHALSYSRFIDALKKNNIEVDRKIMADLSQNNKEIMAAIVTEVKK
- the rpmI gene encoding 50S ribosomal protein L35, which produces MPKMKTHKATAKRFKVTKTEKVKQRKAGQAHFNARESGTTKRNKRRDIDSSPSFIKTIRTLIQK
- the infC gene encoding translation initiation factor IF-3 — encoded protein: MRRSWKKAKPKIEKHFYTNDQIRSETVFLIGEEGEQIGEINTLKAIAIAKELEQDLVEVNPRAVPPIAKIMDYGQFKYESEKKAHKQRMQQKKVDTKEVRLSVRISKHDFEFRLAQAKKFLEKGNKLKIVLILKGREKAHPDKAVETIKNFVAELDAVKEFELLREQDLTKQGGRFNILLVNKKN
- a CDS encoding NYN domain-containing protein, with protein sequence MTEIKNACVYIDGFNLFYGSLKGGKHKWLDLEKLCKFYYPKYNITKINYFTALVKERRDDKESPINQQIYLRALQTLPSFRKTLGSFQENIVRRPLVSKNKKGIRQKVLISFFDLYDKLMPLADDDNYPKPQYVLIKKTEEKGSDVNLGISLVNDAHKDLFDVAIVISNDSDLSGALRIVKNELGKTVEILNPYPKTNKKLQKASSNIKYIFSKVLPKLQFPDELTDKIGKFHKPKSW